In Cryptomeria japonica chromosome 10, Sugi_1.0, whole genome shotgun sequence, a genomic segment contains:
- the LOC131859196 gene encoding uncharacterized protein LOC131859196, protein MFNENEIMNAQHRMNVLIYFCICNVLLQQPSHSYLPQVSQNNHTMSSSRPPIRKDPAWKYHEDFPGQRKGQTKCIFCKTIFHGGIYRLKYHIVGVRGHDADPCTKAVTEAVRDCYVMVEEIERKRKEKEDLTVIGRHAPLGTGTQLGCVGGPSSLPSYRPTHFATTHASGSASISASASASASAPSHVPSTGSGSGNASIGPRIRKSRLDTFFAPRTTPGSQQSLESMGWNKEVHDAAKMAVGRFWIYGSIPFFTARSPYWQEMVDALTICGAR, encoded by the exons atgttcaatGAGAATGAAATTATGAATGCACAACATAGAATGAATGTcttaatttatttttgcatttgtaatgttttattgcagcaaccttcacattcttatttgcctcaagtttcacaaaacAATCATACAATGTCCTCTTCTAGACctcccattagaaaggaccctgcttggaaatatcatgaggattttccagggcaaagaAAAGGGCAAACAAAGTGtatattttgcaaaacaatattccatggaggcatatatagattgaaataccatattGTTGGTGTGCGTGGGCATGATGCCGACCCATGCACAAAAGCAGTCACTGAGGCCGTACGTGATTGCTATGTAatggttgaagaaattgaaaggaaaaggaaagaaaaagaggatctcacaGTCATTGGGAGACATGCACCTTTAGGAACAGGGACAcaattaggttgtgttggagggcctTCTTCCTTACCTTCATATCGTCCCACTCATTTTGCTACTACTCATGCTTCCGGTTCTGCTTCTATAAGTGCCAGTGCTAGTGCCAGTGCCTCTGCCCCTTCTCATGTTCCTAGCACTGGCAGTGGTAGTGGGAATGctagcattggacctaggattcgtaaatctaggttggataccttttttgcacctcgcactactcctgggtcccaacagtcacttgagagcatgggttggaacaaggaggtccatgatgctgctaaaatggcagttggcagatTTTGGATCTATGGCAGTATTCCATTCTTCACAGCCAG GTcaccttattggcaagaaatggttgatgcccttaccatttGTGGGGCGag gtaa
- the LOC131859195 gene encoding uncharacterized protein LOC131859195, whose amino-acid sequence MERHPSIVWTPCAAHCIDLMLEDIGKLPWVKTCVEKARNVCKFVYNHSWVLALMRQYTEHKELARPGITRFATNFITLQSMLRCKMALRRMIVGEEWSSSSYAATPAGKDMADCIFDERGFWSPCDEIVKFVKPLVVLLRVADGEKPAMGYIYEGMDRAKEGIKSIYAGDESKYGPIWQIIDKRWHHQLHRPIHAAAYYLNPAFHFSPTFRADAEVLDGLYSVMDKMAPVGCTQTDLMRELQLFSNAQGETFSRPITKERVNLLNIEPTKAEVLAITRAQAKKATYPDPRTETKRVREARVEITKEMAAQGKRCHEATSPSRTKGEERILWQI is encoded by the exons atggagaggcacccatctatagtttggactccatgtgccgcccattgcattgacctcatgttagaGGATATTGGAAAACTTCCATGGGTCAAGACATGTGTAGAAAAGGcaagaaatgtgtgcaaatttgtatataatcattcatgggtgttggctcttatgagacaatacacagagcataaggagttagctcgtccaggaatcacaagatttgccacaaacttcatcacattgcagtccatgcttcgtTGTAAGatggccttgagacgtatgattgttggtgaggagtggtcttcctcatcctatgctgccaCCCCAGCAGGaaaagatatggcagactgcatttttgatgagcgaggcttttggagcccttgtgatgagatagtgaag tttgttaagcccttggtggttttgttgcgagttgcggatggagaaaagcccgcaatgggctacatatatgagggcatggatagggcgaaagagggcatcaaatctatctatgcaggagatgagagcaagtatggtcccatttggcagatcattgataagagatggcatcatcagcttcataggcccatccatgcagcagcctattatTTGAATCCGGCATTCCATTTTAGCCCTACTTTCAGGGCTGATGCGGAGGTCCTTGATGGGCTATACTCAGTCATGGACAAGATGGCACCTGTTGGTTGTACTCAGACAGATCTTATgcgagagctacagttgttctcaaatgcacaaggggagaccttttcTCGTCCTATCAccaaagaaa GAGTAAACCTTCTAAACATCGAACCCACGAAGgcagaagtgttggcaatcacaagggcacaggCCAAAAAGGCCACATACCCCGATCCTCGCACGGAGACCAAGAGAGTGCGGGAAGCAAGGGtcgagatcacaaaggaaatggctGCACAAGGAAAAAGATGCCACGAGGCCACAAGCCCATCACGGACGAAGGGAGAAGAGAGAATCCTATGGCAAATATAG